CGCTGCTCGGCGGCGAGGCGCCCGCGAATGACCGCACACTCGTCTGGGTGCGGCGCGAGGGCAGGGACATGATGGGCATTCCGCACTACGCGGTCAGGCAGGGTGATTACAAGCTCGTTGTCAACCACCCGTTCGATATGCCGCTGTTGTTCAACCTCGCCGAGGACCCCTACGAAGAGGCGCCGATCGACATGCAGGGCAATCGAATCGCAAGGCAGCTGGAAGACCTGCTACAAGAGCACATTATCGA
Above is a genomic segment from Rhodothermales bacterium containing:
- a CDS encoding N-acetylgalactosamine 6-sulfate sulfatase — its product is LLGGEAPANDRTLVWVRREGRDMMGIPHYAVRQGDYKLVVNHPFDMPLLFNLAEDPYEEAPIDMQGNRIARQLEDLLQEHIIESGRIPWRDPQGKDHGLPD